ACGACTCCGAACATAATGGACTGCCAGATTGTTGCCACAAAAAACACGAGTAGTCCACACACAAGACCGATAATAATACCTACTTTAAATTCACGCCATATAAGCTTTAACATGGTTTTTCGATCAGTTTCGTTTGTTACGAGCCCCCGGACGACGACAGCGAGAGATTGGGTGCCAGTGTTTCCTGTCATCCCTGCAATCATTGGCATAAAGAAAATAAGTGCGACGACTTGCTCTAAAGTATCCTCAAAGCTATCTAAAATGCTGCCTGAAATTAACCCGATAAATAATAGCAAGATGAGCCAAGGCAAGCGTCGATATGACGCCACATAAGCTTTCGTCTGAAAATCGATATCCTTACCGGAAGCTGATAGCTTTTCGATATCTTCTTGGGCTTCCTCTAATACTACGTCAATAACATCATCGACTGTTACAATCCCTTTTAAGACATTCTGTTTATCAACGACTGGTACTGCAAGAAAGTCGTAACGCTGAATAATTTGTGCCACATCTTCCTGATCAGTATCGGCGGCTACTGAGATGACACGATTGAACATAATATCAAAGATCTTCTCGTTCATATCTGCTAAAAGGAGATCACGGTAAGAGACAACACCTACTAGCTTTTTGTGTTCATCAATGACATATAAGTAATAAATATTTCTCGTATACTCCGCGAAGCTTTTAAATTTATCTACAGCATCTCTTACGGTGTAATAATCTCTAATCCAGACGAATTCGTTCGTCATTATTCCACCAGCTGTTTCTGGTGGATAACTCATTAAATGTTGAACTGTTTTAGATTCATCTATTTGCATCGCTGACAAGTATTCTTCCAGCTTTTCTTGAGAAATTTCACTAAGCAAGTCGGCAAGGTCATCATTGTCCATAATATCCATGACTTTGGAAGACTTTTCAATACCGAGCTTTTGAAGCACTTCCTTTTGCATATCAGGCTCTAATTCCATGACAAGGTCGGCGATATCTTTAGACGTTATAAAGGTCAAAAATTTAAAATGATGCTTCTCCGGAAGAGCTTTATATAATTCAGCTAAATCATAAGGGTGTAACTCTTCTGTCATATCCTGTAAAGCTGGTCTATTTTGCTCTTTCAAATACTTAATTGTTAAAACGGTTAATTTATCAGTATCCATAAAGGGATCACCCTTTCCTACTCATTCGTTCCAATCTCTAGCTACATTGTTAATGTTATCACTCGTTTAAGGTTCATGCACACGTTTTTAAAGGAAAAAAAGAAATAGTAACTGCTCGTTTTGATGCGGTATGAAATGAGAGTGAAGAACGACACAGAAGTTGCAGTAAGTATATCTATATCCTTTTATCCCACTCTTAAGGGTCAGTAAAACCCCCACCTCAAAACTTAAGAAGGTG
The Salipaludibacillus sp. LMS25 DNA segment above includes these coding regions:
- the mgtE gene encoding magnesium transporter, which translates into the protein MDTDKLTVLTIKYLKEQNRPALQDMTEELHPYDLAELYKALPEKHHFKFLTFITSKDIADLVMELEPDMQKEVLQKLGIEKSSKVMDIMDNDDLADLLSEISQEKLEEYLSAMQIDESKTVQHLMSYPPETAGGIMTNEFVWIRDYYTVRDAVDKFKSFAEYTRNIYYLYVIDEHKKLVGVVSYRDLLLADMNEKIFDIMFNRVISVAADTDQEDVAQIIQRYDFLAVPVVDKQNVLKGIVTVDDVIDVVLEEAQEDIEKLSASGKDIDFQTKAYVASYRRLPWLILLLFIGLISGSILDSFEDTLEQVVALIFFMPMIAGMTGNTGTQSLAVVVRGLVTNETDRKTMLKLIWREFKVGIIIGLVCGLLVFFVATIWQSIMFGVVVGISLLATLIIGTMAGTIIPLVLYKVGLDPAVASGPLITTLNDIFSLLIYFGIATSLMHMLI